The window TAAGCTCCCTTGGAACCAGTGGCCTCGGTTTATCGAACATTAAGTCATATAACCTAGGCCTATTCTGACGCCCAATCTCAATAACATCCCTAAAACCCCCAGTAGTGAACAAAGCCACCCTAGGTAACTCAAGGCCAACCTGCCCAAGCAATGCATTAGTACCAATGGTAGTCGCATGAAGAACCTCAGAAATATGCCCCCTAATCCTCCTTAAACCATCAAACACAGCAACCTCAGGACTTCTAGGCGTTGATAGAATCTTAATCGAGTATATAGTACCATCATCCCTAAGAATCACGAAATCCGTAAAAGTACCGCCAACATCAACTGCGACGACAACCATGAGTTATCATTAAGTTTATGAAGGTAGTGTTTTTAATGTTTTATCCTGAGTGTATATAGTGATATGTTCGAGATTTTAGTGCCCAGTATTCCGATATATACCAGTGTTGGATTTGTTGGTTTTTGTAATGTATCTCTAGTAGAGGTTGACGGGAAGTATGTAGTAATTGATCCAGGGCACTTCGGCAATAGGGAATACTTACTGAACGCATTAAGTAGGCGTGGATTAAAGGTTAATGATATCAACTATGTAGTATTAA is drawn from Caldivirga sp. and contains these coding sequences:
- a CDS encoding MBL fold metallo-hydrolase, with protein sequence MFEILVPSIPIYTSVGFVGFCNVSLVEVDGKYVVIDPGHFGNREYLLNALSRRGLKVNDINYVVLTHLHYDHAINALIFKNARVILSEKERDYALAYRERDPYIADMLLDF